Proteins co-encoded in one Azospirillum brasilense genomic window:
- a CDS encoding nucleobase:cation symporter-2 family protein has translation MSSVETSSAPHPVDEKLPLLRLLALGMQHVMVMYAGAIAVPLIIGGALKLPKDQIALLINADLFACGIVTLIQTLGFWKFGIRLPVMMGVTFAAVGPMVAMAGNPSLGLLGIYGAVIGAGVFATLAAPLVGRLLPLFPPVVTGTVIAIIGISLMRVGITWAGGGAGNPNFGDPLYLGIALFVLAVILLVTKYAKGFWANISVLLGIVAGFALTMVLGLVSFDGVGQAKWVDVIYPFQFGMPVFEFWSILTMSLVMIVVMIESTGMFLAVGEMVGRPVTPEQLTRGLRTDGLGTLIGGVFNTFPYTSFSQNVGLVGITGVRSRWVCVAGGVILIAFGLFPKLAHVVASVPTYVLGGAGLVMFGMVAATGIKILAKVDYTTNRGNIYVVAISISLGMVPLVADKIFQKMPPFLSPLLHSGILLGTIAAVLLNLFFNGLGKADAKEFVAAAKTAEA, from the coding sequence ATGTCGTCGGTGGAAACCTCATCTGCCCCCCATCCGGTTGACGAAAAGCTTCCGCTGCTGCGCCTGCTGGCGCTGGGGATGCAGCACGTGATGGTGATGTACGCGGGCGCCATCGCCGTGCCGCTCATCATCGGCGGCGCGCTGAAGCTGCCCAAGGACCAGATCGCCCTGCTCATCAACGCCGACCTGTTCGCCTGCGGCATCGTCACGCTGATCCAGACGCTGGGCTTCTGGAAGTTCGGCATCCGCCTGCCGGTGATGATGGGCGTAACCTTCGCCGCGGTCGGGCCGATGGTCGCCATGGCGGGAAACCCGTCGCTGGGACTGCTCGGCATCTACGGCGCGGTGATCGGGGCCGGCGTCTTCGCCACGCTGGCCGCCCCGCTGGTCGGGCGCCTGCTGCCGCTGTTCCCGCCGGTGGTGACGGGGACCGTCATCGCCATCATCGGCATCTCGCTGATGCGGGTGGGCATCACCTGGGCCGGCGGCGGGGCCGGGAACCCGAATTTCGGCGACCCGCTCTATCTCGGCATCGCGCTGTTCGTGCTGGCGGTGATCCTGCTGGTGACCAAATACGCCAAGGGCTTCTGGGCCAACATCTCGGTCCTGCTGGGCATCGTCGCGGGCTTCGCCCTGACCATGGTGCTCGGTCTGGTCAGCTTCGACGGGGTGGGACAGGCCAAGTGGGTGGATGTCATCTACCCGTTCCAGTTCGGCATGCCGGTGTTCGAGTTCTGGTCGATCCTGACCATGTCGCTGGTGATGATCGTCGTGATGATCGAATCCACCGGCATGTTCCTGGCGGTTGGCGAAATGGTCGGCCGTCCGGTGACGCCGGAGCAGCTCACCCGCGGCCTGCGCACCGACGGTCTGGGCACGCTGATCGGCGGCGTCTTCAACACTTTCCCCTACACCTCCTTCTCGCAGAATGTCGGGCTGGTCGGGATCACCGGGGTGCGCAGCCGCTGGGTCTGCGTGGCGGGCGGCGTCATCCTGATCGCCTTCGGCCTGTTCCCGAAGCTCGCCCACGTCGTCGCCTCCGTCCCCACCTATGTGCTGGGCGGGGCCGGGCTGGTGATGTTCGGCATGGTCGCGGCGACCGGCATCAAGATCCTGGCGAAGGTCGACTACACGACCAACCGCGGCAACATCTACGTCGTCGCCATCAGCATCAGCCTGGGCATGGTGCCGCTGGTCGCCGACAAGATCTTCCAGAAGATGCCGCCCTTCCTGTCGCCGCTCCTGCACAGCGGGATCCTGCTGGGCACCATCGCGGCGGTCCTGCTGAACCTGTTCTTCAACGGGCTGGGCAAGGCCGACGCGAAGGAATTCGTCGCCGCCGCCAA